A genome region from Leguminivora glycinivorella isolate SPB_JAAS2020 chromosome 13, LegGlyc_1.1, whole genome shotgun sequence includes the following:
- the LOC125232993 gene encoding uncharacterized protein LOC125232993 — MAPSRGAKADLVKLNVTYSPIVEVSIAGDENGNRVVELDPLHLECEVKANPPVERFLWYFDDVEIQPGDIWGTNTTSPTLLVEEVSRHHAGRYACEAVNSVGRTRAQHVTLIVHYPPECDNGVVIVKETLHCSVKALPTPDTYFWHIYATGFDVQQLTTGSAILPLSQVTVPLSVTVKATCEASNGVASQEMPCERILSLEHLRPQQPQQCDLAYEYEEFQMRCVPVENATHYEVSVWRMSTSNTSLVLAHRAAMGFGSGQAMAQGEAPWLLRGALGKLKAGDEAGASACNRYGCSRALLLRPTENLLTASAPPWWEFLVEKDVAISVGAVVLIAAFFISTFLVVRLARRTRTKPPAPVIQVLQLDDIARDYLDTIGENKVRASCSLRSCSSAYSEGSETSAPTIDRRRKPLWITQYEAPPPDVTLTLHRESAV, encoded by the exons ATGGCGCCCAGTCGAGGCGCCAAAGCTGACTTAGTGAAACTCAACGTCACTT ACAGCCCAATCGTAGAGGTGTCAATAGCAGGTGACGAGAACGGCAACAGAGTGGTGGAGTTAGACCCACTCCATTTAGAGTGCGAGGTCAAAGCCAACCCGCCTGTGGAGAGGTTCCTCTGGTATTTTGAC GATGTAGAAATCCAACCCGGCGATATCTGGGGTACAAACACAACATCACCGACGTTACTAGTGGAGGAGGTGTCAAGGCACCACGCGGGCCGATACGCGTGCGAGGCCGTCAACAGTGTTGGCAGGACGAGGGCGCAGCATGTCACTCTTATTGTACATT ATCCACCAGAATGTGACAACGGCGTAGTCATCGTTAAAGAAACCCTCCACTGCAGCGTAAAAGCGCTCCCCACCCCAGACACATACTTCTGGCACATCTACGCCACCGGATTCGACGTTCAGCAACTAACCACTGGCTCGGCCATCCTTCCACTGTCGCAAGTCACTGTCCCACTATCCGTGACAGTGAAAGCAACTTGTGAGGCGAGCAATGGAGTAGCATCTCAGGAGATGCCGTGTGAGAGAATCCTGAGTTTAGAGCATTTAAGGCCACAGCAGCCACAGCAGTGTGACTTGGCTTATGAATATGAGGAGTTTCAGATGAGATGTGTTCCAG TGGAAAACGCCACCCACTACGAAGTATCCGTCTGGCGCATGTCCACCTCCAACACCTCGCTCGTCCTTGCGCACCGAGCGGCCATGGGCTTCGGCTCCGGCCAGGCCATGGCCCAGGGCGAGGCCCCCTGGCTGCTGCGCGGGGCCCTGGGGAAGCTTAAAGCGGGCGACGAAGCGGGGGCCTCGGCGTGTAACAGATATGGATGCTCCAGAGCGCTGTTACTGCGGCCGACGGAGAATCTACTCACGGCGTCTGCGCCGCCGTGGTGGGAAT TCCTCGTTGAAAAAGACGTAGCCATATCGGTCGGCGCAGTAGTGCTCATCGCTGCGTTCTTCATCTCCACGTTCCTAGTGGTCCGGCTGGCGCGACGCACACGGACCAAGCCGCCGGCACCTGTCATACAGGTGTTGCAGCTTGACGACATAGCGAGGGACTATCTGGATACTATTGGAG AGAACAAAGTCCGAGCGTCGTGCAGCCTGCGTTCCTGCTCCAGTGCGTATTCTGAAGGATCCGAAACGAGTGCCCCGACTATCGACCGGAGAAGAAAACCTCTGTGGATAACTCAGTACGAAGCCCCGCCGCCAGATGTCACTCTAACATTGCATAGGGAAAGTGctgtgtaa